The Telopea speciosissima isolate NSW1024214 ecotype Mountain lineage chromosome 11, Tspe_v1, whole genome shotgun sequence genome includes the window tgtagtacatgttTGTAGGTCACTATAATCTTACAACACAATCCCTAGGTctgcagtgctgcaggaccaacatagacagggttttcaagccctgtggggcccactcgAGTACctaaggtgttcataattatggatagatgtgaggaggggcaTTTCaatcatttcccaccttcctaTAGTGTCCAAGGGCCAATAGGTGAGAAACCCCAAGTCTGCCCACCAAAACAGCCCATTTTACCTCACTGAGCAatggctctgggccttgctgcatcgcccagtgcatcgcctagtggcTGTACAATCGATGCAggttgagtttccaaggtggggcccacaaggctgAGATCAGACCTGAACCTTTGCATGCCaagggggttaggtagccccagtgatggtctacatcatggtccaggctaatcatccatcagatccatcatcaggctgacagtggctgcccaagcagctcagtgaatagtgtcacagggtttttccAAGCTTGGGAatctggtttcagccacatgcagggctggaaaagCCTAAAAAACAATGGTTCAAGGCTgtaaccacctagggtttggtctctgcagccctggctCACACTCAGGGCTTCAATCGGCCAACTAGAaatgaatctgggcagtgcagctgtgcacagccagaatcggctcacaagaacagcaaatcagaattatatttttgttcaaaaatcacagatcttccatgcttaaagcttgcatggcagatctggagccataCCTAGCTtcccccagctattctgggctggcAGATAGCAAAACACAAGAGGAGAAGGGGGCAGTAGGTATAGGTGTGCAGATGTATACCTGAGCAGGGTTGAGAGGTCAGAGAAAATCGATTCCAGGCCTGGTGCAGGGCTGGAGcagctccccttccttcttccttcttcttccttcttctccttcctcttctttctctcctttctcccttctttctctcctcacagTTTCTGGGTTtctaagggttctaaatgagctcaagaaccctctatttataggccaacccatgactaaggcctgtttggctgcttaggtctcttttcaaaatgcatttttagactgattctcagtcattccgggCACTCTGGTGAGATCCACAGTGATccgagggtatgaggtggtcccccaaacttccctcaacctatggagagtgcccatgtccaatatgggtggtccccacacatctgtactTAAAATACAacaatttcccactctgggtgatgtcactgggccatgctgcatcgcctagtgccatcgcccagagaattcatctccagaattatttggattgaaacgAAATTTCAGTCTATTAAAAGACATAATTGGGCCATGGTTCCTTCTAGGAAAGTGaatctctatgaatctagtttctaggaaaattataatcaaaggaaaagaagattgtATGATGAAGTTatgctatttttattacacaaaggtgaacctgtcaaaacagaaggatcccattttgacagcaacttgagctaaacttttaactaacttagaaaCAGAACTAGGtgatggtgtcttctaacaaaattcatccctatgagtctagtttccaaaaaaattagaaccaagTCAAATGAAGttcgggtggtggagttataccactttaactaagagaaggtcaatctgtaaattagcagaatttgtcatttatgttgggatttaagatgtatgtatggaattggatTCATATTATCAAACCAATCATGAAAATTGatatttgggttttaaaaatgctttatctaaaacattcaaggtgatgagggtcatcattagtttagcctagatctaggatttaagtccaagggtcccAGAATCAAGGTATGACACCTTCCTTAGAATGTACATTATGCAATGGGCTATACAACTACAAAGGTCTGCATCCATcctttgacaggtatgtaggaagatatCCTcagggttctccattaaattcaatcactggagtatcactccacagtgtgcttagatgccatgtcaggggtttccTGTCCTACATTTAaatccccagccagtcaggggcgggtttgacatttctccccaccttacaaaaattttgtcctcgaaatttgcttaccatgtagctcgaagagttggggatactttccCCGCATTTCCTCTTTGTGTTTCCATGATGCCTCCTCAGTATattggtagctttgacctcgaaTTCCAgactttcaacaaaatttcaagttagcccgtatttttgggTAGGGGTTTTACACTAGTGTCCATAATCAAGGCACTAGTAAGTTTTTGCTGATCCCGACGAATCGAATTTTCGTAAAATAACTTCTTTGACCTACAACTATTGCACTGTCTTAGTTCAAAGTGGGGCATTCTGTAGATACCTCATTTTATCTTTCCCCTGGAGGTTTCCCGTAACAATGATGAGCACTCTCGAAGGCGTAGAGTCATTGTGTCTGTGGATGTAGCGTTAGTGTGCATTGCCCGAATCCGTTCACCGATCATGGATTCCCCCTTGTCGGAGCCTAAACTAGAGCCTTCAAGCCCTCTAAGAACCCCTGAAAAGGCTAGACCTAACCCCACAATGGAACAAACCTGGCCAAGTATAGAACCTGGCCCAAACATCCCATTCCTTCCTTATTGACACTAAAACCAAGATCGACATTCAAAGATCCTAAGTCGaaccttccatcgacatcgagctATCCCATCTTACTATCGAGCAGAGCACTCCTACTGTCTAGCTTACCTTGATACTTAGAAAATACACATCAACACCCAAGCCATTTCCCTCCATGTTGAGTACTGATCAGACAGCCACTCGATGTCAACCTTACCCTTCCTCGATGTTGACTTGACCCCAGTTGACTGTCGAATCTGTGCAAATCTAAGAAGCcaaaacttgccatgtttagctccaattttgatttatttcatgACCAAGCTTATTTTTAGCACCTTGGATGTATATTTTGGCTTCCTTAGGCTCTAAGAAACACTTCCTAAGGCAACTAAACACTTGACTATACTCCATTGGTCATAACCTTGACCAAACACCtaccgtcgatgcaaagacctTTCCTTTCAATGATCCGGATCAAATTGAGCATCCCTACATGAATTTGGGAGTACACagacccctctacatctataaatataCCCCCTCTCACATTAAGGATAGTTACATGAACTCCCCATAAGCATACCCATAAGTTCCATAAGATCTAGCCATTCCCCACTTGAGTGCCTTGAGTCTCTATCCTTCGGCCTTTcacttggccttagcctattgTCTCCCTATCCCCTTGAGTACCACAATCTACTTGAAGCTTCAAGATCAAAGCCTTAAAATATCCATCCGCTGATTTTAGCTTGACAAGGAAGTGTCACACacaaagagacaagagaagccactaCAAGCGGTGATACTTGCTCAACGTTCCAACCCCCtgagttacaaaagggaaacctccacatctcTGTTTTGGTCATCTTCAAACTAGGTaggttcttcttcactcttaaATTTTGTCTAATCCTcatgttttttcaattttaattcgtTTTGCATCTCCTGAGGAAAGTGATCCCGTCTCTCTAGGTGGTGATCACATACTCTCTTTGcgttccttccttctcttcttataTTGTATCTCACTCCTATACATGCATATCTCATGATCCCTATCCCCcgtagtctaagactccctcaTGCTAGCATTCATATTATTGAGTTTCACGTGCCCCGTATACGCTTTCATGTCTTACTCTTAATTTAAATGTTTCTCCATGCACCTGTATTTAGCTACTGTCTCTGTTTCCATACATTTATCATTTCACCATGCTTAGTTTAGTGTCGATCATGCTTAGGTTATCTAGGTTTTGAGTCCTTTTTTACTTTCATGTATGCTAACTTCGACCATGCAGCCAAGCTTCCAAGTATGCTCCCTTGACTTTCCTTGTACAGTATATTCtccccaaaagcatgttataatCCGACCCTGCCAAGCAATAAAAAGACCGGCACATCTGGatggactggggtgcctaatacttTCCTCGGAttgtaacttgacccgtacctaAACCAATGGGCCATTTGTCCTCGAAAGGGCATTGcttgagagtcattacattataATTTTTGGGCACTAGACCCTCCTCTAAGTGGCGACTCCTACATTCAAGTcacctctcttctccccaaagaggggatgaggtggaggacacatggTGATCACCCCTTACCATGTCATTTCCCTCACAATCGACAGCAAGACTTCTAGACTCTTCGTTGATGGTGCCCTTCCCTCCCTCGGTTCATGATGACCATGTGATGGATGCTCAATATAGATCGAGGTATTGGTTGATCCACCTCTGACTTTTGCTTGagttttttggcattttaacTTTGTTGTCAATGACATTGCCGGATGTGGGGAATTAATATCATCTTTTTTTAGTTGCGTTTGGCTCTTTGCCAATTCTTTTTGTatgctcttttttctttttttcaatacaaatgatcttttagccaaaaataaaaaaggacatAACTATTCAtcttaaaaattgaattttgtcCAAATAAGTGGTTTTTATGAGACTGTTGGAGTATATAGTTGAATACAACTACTAGAGTAGTTGATTGGTTCCTTGCCAATAGTGTACTCTCCTAAGAGGTCATTGGTTTGACAATCATGTCGTCACCATGTGTCTTAAGAAAACCTGTTCCCCCTCCCCCCGTTTTTACTCGATTACTCTCTAGTATTTGTAGCCAAAATCACATGGGGCATCTTAGATATATAGaccaaaaaaagcaaaaaaaaaatctatagtTCCCACAATGAGGTCAACTTGATTGGAAATTGTAATAAATTAAATTGGTCTGACATCTTAATAGTAATGACATTCTCCTTTTTCCTGTGGAACAATAATGAAACCTTCAGTCATcaataatgataaaaaaaaatcattaatgataTCTTAACAAAAAATATCATTCATGGTATAATTCTATACATCTAAGATTGAAAATTAGAATTGCACAAGCTGGTTTGACCTCTTACTAatgaaatttcccttttttcttgcATAACAAACATAAAATTTTCAATCATTAATTGTATAGACTAAAGATCTAAGAACTGTGTTAAGTATTTGACCCTCTCCTAGGTAACCCTTTTTGCAACTCGAACCCGTTACGTGCTACccggctttgataccaaatgttaagtACATGACTGATATGTCAAAAGCTCCAGAGTTGATGGAACACTTTAAGTTGAACCCTTTTAACCTATCCAATACTAGGCTAGCTCAGTCTATCACCCATACACTAGATTGAGCCCCATTGGGCACATAACATAATTATAGTCAACTCAGTTTTCctaatttataataaatgggttggcGTTGTCTATGGGGTAACATGGCCCTAATATGAGCGTAAGCCAATGAGTGCATGTTAGCATCAAGTGGGGtaggatttctacctttcatgggggcaaggtggtcatttttccCCCTCTATGTCTATGCATAGGTGGTACACTCCTCTACAGAGACTTTTCTTCATAATAAATCTTTGATACATATTGTGGCAGTTACCTCTAAATTAGCAAAGCATTTATTGGATTgactgggtttgttgctcacaTTAAAAACTATCCATTTTTTTGCATCGAAGTAAGACGTTTCCTATCACATTCTTCAATTATACATTTActtaccccttttttttggtaagaatacATTTACTTTCTCagtttttcatttaattttagGATATGTGGGCACCCCTTTAAACTCAGCTTTAGTAGAAATTTTCAATTATAAATCTCATGTCCTCGGCCATTGTAGTGGCATTCCATTCCTTGTCACTGAATAGCTTCAATGGCTTTCATGGAGACTTTGTTATCTCTAATTTCTCTACTCTCAAGTGCTTTCCTACTACATGCCACTGTTGAAGGTCCCAAGACCATCATGCTAAGTCTCATTCACCCATTCTCCCCTCACTCACCTTTCTATCCAGGGAACATAACAGATATTGAGAAGATTGATCTACTTATTCAGGGCACAGAAAGACGTATGCATCATCTATTCTCCACGATGAGAGAACGAAACTGGAATGGTAGCAGTGaggttgatgacatagtggcaCCAGTGCAATATGCTAGTAATTATTTCTATGTAGCCCAAGTAGGTATAGGTTCATTTCCACCTTTTCCTGGCCAAAAGGGGCTGCCATATTTCTTGATGGTCGACACTGGAAGTGAATTAACATGGGTTCAATGTGACGGTTGCGATCCGTGCATTCCCCTACAGCAAGACAATTTCCCATATAGAACATCTCAGAGTTACAAGTCAATTCCTTGTGGTGATCCAACCTGTCCACTTCCAAACCATGATTGCTTTCAATCGTTTTGTGGATTCAGAATAAGTTATGGGGGCAACCTAGCGCCCTTAACAGTGGGAGCCATTGTAAGAGAGACCTTAACCTTCCCTTCTGATTTTAGAGGTACGGAATCTTACAATAATTTATTCTTGGGTTGTGCCTTTAAGAACTACAACTATAACTTTCGACAACCGAATAAAATTGGTGGGATTTTGGGCTTAGGGTTTTCAGGCACTCATACTATTTCCTTCTTGAAACAAGTAGGCAAAAAATGTTTCTCTTATTGCCTATCTATCTCTGAGCACACAAATTCTCAGTTATATATTGGAGAAGGTGCAAAGATGGTAGGATCACAAGTGCTTTCAACACCATTGCTGAGAGGATTACATGAACAACTATACTATGTGGATTTGCAGGATATTAGTATCCAAAACATTCGCCTTAGACTACAGGCATCCTTCTCTGGGGGTTCTGCCATAGATACAGGATGTCCTATGACTATACTTGTTTCTAATGTTTATGCTCGTGTGAGAATTGGCTTTGTTCAATACTTCGCACAGTTTCATATTCAACCATTCAATGATGGAAGTAAACCAAGAGATGTGCCAATGTTAGATCTTTGCTTCCCTATCCTATCCGGTTTTAATAGGTATCCAACTATGACATTCCATTTCAGAGGAGCTGACCTTATTGTGCAACCCACTGGTATATTTGTGGCAGGGAGAGATTATATTTGTGTTGCACTTGAATCAGGTCCTGTTACAATGATTGGAGCTTTTCAGCAAACGCAATACAAGTTCTCCTATGATttggaaatgggagatagaagACAAGGAGTAAATGGTGCTCTTCGCTTTGCTCCTCAAAATTGTGGGTCCCCTGTTTAAGATTTTTGCAGTTGAGATTGGGAGTAGGGTGGATGCCTCTTCATCTTGAAGCCAAGGAGATGCAGGATAAATTATTTTTGTCTCCTTTGAAATAGTTTCTACTCaataatcaaattaaataaTTTCATTAAATGACCCTTTAGTCTGATATCCAATTTCTCTAGTAAAGAGTTTAATTACCAAAGATCAAATTGAGGAAATTTTAAGCAGCATTAGGgcttcttttgattttgaaatgaGAGTTGTTCCTTTGGGAACCATTTTCAAGGTATTCACCATATATTAAGTTGCCATGACCAAATATTGAGTTTCCATATTTACATGAGAACTCAATCTTAGGTTACCATATTATCTAAGATTATTATTATGCAAACTCACCTTGGAAACCTTATTTCCTACCAAATCTCAACTCAGGCTCTCCTTGTATATATAACTATTATGAAGTGAGTGAAATACAAATCGGAATattcagctctaatatggtatcagagcaaccAAAGGCTCAAGTTGCTCAACCCTAG containing:
- the LOC122644912 gene encoding aspartic proteinase CDR1-like; translation: MAFMETLLSLISLLSSAFLLHATVEGPKTIMLSLIHPFSPHSPFYPGNITDIEKIDLLIQGTERRMHHLFSTMRERNWNGSSEVDDIVAPVQYASNYFYVAQVGIGSFPPFPGQKGLPYFLMVDTGSELTWVQCDGCDPCIPLQQDNFPYRTSQSYKSIPCGDPTCPLPNHDCFQSFCGFRISYGGNLAPLTVGAIVRETLTFPSDFRGTESYNNLFLGCAFKNYNYNFRQPNKIGGILGLGFSGTHTISFLKQVGKKCFSYCLSISEHTNSQLYIGEGAKMVGSQVLSTPLLRGLHEQLYYVDLQDISIQNIRLRLQASFSGGSAIDTGCPMTILVSNVYARVRIGFVQYFAQFHIQPFNDGSKPRDVPMLDLCFPILSGFNRYPTMTFHFRGADLIVQPTGIFVAGRDYICVALESGPVTMIGAFQQTQYKFSYDLEMGDRRQGVNGALRFAPQNCGSPV